In Lycium ferocissimum isolate CSIRO_LF1 chromosome 11, AGI_CSIRO_Lferr_CH_V1, whole genome shotgun sequence, a single genomic region encodes these proteins:
- the LOC132037302 gene encoding uncharacterized protein LOC132037302 — protein sequence MESILARALEYTLKYWLKSFSRDQFKLQGRTAQLSNLDLNGDALHASAGLPPALNVTTAKVGKLEIILPSVSNVQIEPIVVQIDRLDLVLEERDDIDTPRSSSSAASSGSSSKGSGYGFADKIADGMTLQVHTVNLLLETHGGARRRGGASWASPMASITIHNLLLYTTNENWEVVNLKEARDFSSGKEFIYVFKKLEWEHLSIDLLPHPDMFADAHSGSSQGGSNKRDEDGAKRVFFGGERFIEGISGEAHITIQRTELNSPLGLEVQLHITEAVCPALSEPGLRALLRFMTGVYVCINRGDINPNQQHTEAAGRSLVSVIVDHIFLRIKDTEFQLELLMQSLFFSRGSISGGESAKCLTRLMVGGAFLRDTFARPPCTLVQPSELVDSDNVLNIPDFGKDFCPPIYPLGDQQGNFSAGIPLISLHSLQLKPSPSPPTFASTTVINCQPLMVHLQEESCLRICSFLADGIVVNPGVVLSDFSLNSHTFNLKGLDITVPLDMGTQNHTVSGENNTCHSLFGGARLHIEDFILSESPTLKLGLLNLEKDPACFCLWEDQPIDGSQKKWSAGASVISLSLQTCNDATGLQNSLALSSNLWRCVELKGACLEVAMATADGSPLTNVPPPGGIVRLGIACQQYLSNTSVEQLFFVLDFYTYFGRVSEKIAVAGRFNSQDEVIQKSSGQSLSEKVPGDTAVSLAVNDLHLRFLESSATDNSGMPLVQFIGKGLSIKVTHRTLGGAIVISSSLLWEGIEIDCADTLSSLPRENGLVWASNQNGQLVEKGCQLRSVFWVQNRKIYQSNGNFFSVPFLDIKMVQVIPYKTQDMECHSLNVSACIAGVRLGGGMNYTEALLHRFGILGPDGGPGEGLTKGLEHLSAGPLSKLLKATPLTLDELKDDGKVTGRLQLETPDDVDISIEFKDWLFALEGAQEEAQRWWFCDHEDSVREERCWHATFQNICVKASSSKHVTNGSGKLYGKKRYPLELITVGMEGLQILKPRSPHRIRQDSLEGPLKETAERFGGMNIEVDIVNCEDDTDDGMGKWIVENLKFSVKQPIEAVVTKAELQYLAFLCKSEVNSMGRIAAGILRVLKLESSVGQGAISQLSNLGSESFDRIFTPEKLSRDSSSSSIGLSPSSNFTGGSRNSCLESTVASLEEMIKDSQTKCSALSVELASSTSSLDDVKELSQKLENMQKLLMRLRTQV from the exons ATGGAATCGATATTGGCACGAGCTTTAGAGTACACATTGAAGTACTGGTTAAAGTCATTTAGCAGAGATCAGTTCAAATTGCAAGGCCGTACCGCTCAACTTTCCAATTTAG ATTTAAATGGAGATGCATTGCATGCGAGTGCGGGATTACCACCGGCATTGAATGTTACAACGGCAAAAGTTGGGAAATTGGAGATCATT CTTCCGTCAGTAAGCAATGTGCAAATAGAGCCAATAGTTGTGCAGATTGATAGGCTCGACTTAGTTCTAGAAGAAAGAGATGATATTGATACACCTAGGAGCTCTAGCAG TGCGGCGTCATCTGGTAGCTCCTCGAAGGGAAGTGGATATGGATTTGCTGACAAG ATTGCAGATGGCATGACATTACAAGTCCATACTGTTAATCTTCTGCTTGAAACTCACGGAGGTGCTAGACGCCGAGGAGGAGCAAGCTG GGCATCACCTATGGCATCAATCACTATACACAATCTTCTTCTGTATACAACAAATGAGAACTGGGAG GTTGTAAATCTAAAGGAAGCTAGGGATTTCTCTAGTGGCAAGGAGTTCATATATGTGTTCAAA AAACTTGAATGGGAACATCTATCTATTGATCTGTTGCCTCATCCCGATATGTTCGCGGATGCACATTCTGGAAGCTCTCAAGGGGGAAGTAACAAGAGAGATGAAGATGGAGCAAAGCGAGTATTTTTTGGCGGGGAGAGATTCATTGAAGGAATATCTGGGGAGGCTCAT ATAACGATTCAGAGGACTGAACTAAATAGTCCACTAGGGCTTGAAGTTCAATTGCACATCACAGAAGCAGTTTGTCCAGCTCTAAGTGAACCAG GATTACGAGCCCTTCTTCGCTTCATGACGGGAGTTTACGTCTGTATAAACAGAGGGGATATCAATCCAAATCAGCAA CATACAGAAGCAGCAGGGCGGTCTTTGGTCTCCGTTATTGTGGATCACATTTTTCTGCGTATAAAGGACACAG AATTTCAGCTCGAACTTTTGATGCAGTCTTTGTTCTTTTCTCGG GGAAGTATCTCAGGTGGAGAAAGTGCTAAATGCTTGACTCGTCTTATGGTAGGAGGAGCCTTTTTAAG GGATACATTTGCACGCCCTCCATGCACCTTGGTGCAGCCATCAGAGCTGGTGGATTCTGATAATGTCTTGAACATTCCAGACTTTG GTAAAGATTTTTGTCCGCCCATATATCCTCTAGGGGACCAGCAGGGGAACTTCAGTGCTGGGATCCCCCTGATCTCTCTTCATTCTCTTCAGCTCAAGCCTTCACCATCCCCACCAACTTTTGCTTCTACCACAGTTATCAATTGTCAGCCCCTTATG GTTCATCTTCAGGAAGAATCTTGTCTGAGGATATGCTCCTTTTTAGCCGATGGAATTGTAGTTAATCCTGGTGTAGTTCTATCAGATTTCTCTTTAAACTCCCACACATTCAATCTTAAGGGGTTAGATATCACTGTCCCATTAGACATGGGAACACAAAATCATACTGTTTCAGGTGAAAATAATACGTGTCATAGTTTGTTTGGTGGGGCAAGACTTCATATAGAAGATTTCATCCTTTCGGAGTCACCTACTCTTAAGTTGGGGCTACTAAACCTCGAGAAGGATCCAGCATGCTTCTGTCTGTGGGAAGATCAACCAATTGATGGTAGCCAGAAGAAATGGTCTGCTGGTGCTTCAGTCATTAGTCTCTCTCTACAAACATGTAACGATGCAACTGGACTCCAAAACTCTCTTGCATTATCTTCAAATTTATGGAGATGTGTTGAGCTGAAAGGTGCTTGCCTTGAAGTAGCCATGGCTACGGCAGATGGAAGCCCTTTAACAAATGTCCCACCTCCTGGAGGAATTGTTAGATTGGGGATTGCCTGTCAGCAGTATTTGTCCAACACTTCAGTTGAGCAATTATTTTTTGTCCTAGATTTTTACACATATTTTGGGAGGGTAAGCGAAAAGATAGCAGTGGCTGGGAGGTTCAATTCACAGGATGAAGTAATTCAAAAATCTTCAGGTCAATCATTAAGTGAAAAGGTTCCCGGTGATACTGCTGTAAGTTTAGCAGTGAACGATCTGCACCTAAGATTTTTGGAATCTTCTGCCACTGACAATTCAGGAATGCCTTTGGTTCAATTTATAGGCAAAGGGCTGTCCATCAAAGTTACTCATAGAACTTTGGGGGGTGCTATAGTCATTTCATCAAGTTTGCTTTGGGAAGGTATTGAAATTGATTGTGCAGACACTCTGAGTAGCTTGCCACGTGAGAATGGCTTGGTGTGGGCCTCAAACCAAAATGGCCAGTTGGTGGAGAAAGGATGTCAACTTAGATCTGTCTTTTGGGTGCAAAATAGGAAGATCTATCAATCAAATGGCAATTTTTTTTCAGTTCCCTTCTTGGACATAAAAATGGTACAGGTGATCCCATATAAAACACAGGACATGGAGTGTCACAGTCTAAATGTTTCAGCTTGTATTGCTGGTGTCCGCCTTGGGGGAGGAATGAATTACACAGAAGCCTTACTTCACAGGTTTGGAATTCTTGGGCCCGATGGCGGTCCTGGGGAGGGGCTTACTAAAGGGTTGGAGCATCTGTCTGCTGGGCCTTTGTCTAAACTTTTGAAAGCAACACCTCTTACCCTTGATGAACTTAAAGATG ATGGAAAGGTCACTGGTAGATTACAGTTGGAAACACCTGATGATGTGGACATATCCATAGAGTTCAAAGATTGGTTATTTGCTCTGGAAGGTGCACAAGAAGAAGCACAAAGGTGGTGGTTCTGTGATCATGAAGATTCTGTCAGAGAAGAGCGGTGTTGGCACGCAACTTTCCAGAACATTTGTGTCAAAGCAAGCAGCTCTAAGCATGTAACAAATGGTAGCGGAAAATTGTATGGCAAAAAAAGATATCCCCTCGAGTTGATTACT GTTGGTATGGAAGGTCTGCAGATCTTAAAACCACGCTCTCCACATCGTATCAGGCAAGATAGTCTTGAAGGACCGCTTAAAGAGACTGCTGAGAGATTTGGTGGTATGAACATCGAAGTAGACATAGTGAATTGTGAAGACGATACTGATGATGGAATGGGAAAGTGGATTGTGGAAAATCTGAAATTCTCCGTCAAACAGCCG ATTGAGGCAGTGGTGACTAAGGCTGAGCTCCAGTACCTTGCTTTCTTGTGCAAGTCTGAGGTCAACTCTATGGGTCGGATTGCCGCTGGAATTCTGCGGGTACTTAAGTTAGAAAGTTCTGTTGGCCAAGGAGCAATCAGTCAACTGAGTAATTTAG GAAGTGAAAGCTTTGATAGAATATTTACCCCTGAAAAACTCAGCAGAGATAGTAGCAGCAGTAGTATAGGACTAAGTCCATCGTCCAATTTCACTGGTGGAAGCCGAAACTCATGTCTAGAGTCAACAGTAGCTTCTCTTGAAGAGATGATCAAGGATTCACAGACCAAATGTTCTGCTTTAAGTGTTGAACTAGCTAGTTCTACATCTTCCCTCGATGATGTTAAAGAGCTGAGTCAGAAACTGGAGAACATGCAGAAATTATTGATGCGATTGCGGACTCAAGTTTAA